CCGGCTATCaccagttggctgtgaactggaCAGGCGGATATGAAACCTCCTGTTTCTTTTAACATGGGAGAAGGGTGCTGGGGCATGGCAGCAAAGGAAACATGGGGCCGTAGAGCTGCTCACAGGGactcctggtggtgccgtgggttagagttggactgctaactgtaaggtcagcagttcaaacccgccagccactctccaggagaaagatgaggctttctactcccgtaaagatttacagtctcagaaactcacaggggcagttcaaccctgccctagagggtcccgCGAGTTGGCACTgaggtgatggtggtgagtttgaggACTTCTCACACCATGGGGCTCTCAGAGACGGGGCTTCTAACCCTCATCCTCCCTGCTCTAGGGAGACTGGGTTTGGCTGAAGAAATTCCCAGGGGATCAGCACTTAACTATCTACCCAGCAACCAAGACAGCATTCTCCAAGGTGAGGGTTGGGTCATGATGGATTGAAGGGTACGGGGTGGCCATCAGTTTGTCCCATCATGGGTAGAGCGCTAGACCCCAAGGTGGGAGAGGCCCCAGTTAAGCGGTGCCCCTCTCTCCAGTGCATGTTCCATTATCCGCTCTTCCTTTGGCGGCTCTTCTCACACTTTGTAACTGTGGGTTCACCTGTGTGCTCATtgagtctctttctctctcttcactGGACTGGAAGTTGAGTGAGGATCCTCAGCTCCCCACTACATTGCTAGATTCCAGCAGTCTCCAGAGCACTGGAGAAACCAGCAAACGTTTTCagctgagttgactccaactagCAACAACATTATGGCCACTGGTCCTTCACTGGCTGCCTGATCACTGGGATGCTTGAGCCCATGTCAAGTGAAGGAGAGAGAAGAATGGGCCTCCCTGAACTGAAGCATAATGAGGGGAGTGGAAGGCTGGGAATGGGGCTCTGGATTGGCTTACTCTGGCCCTTCCAACTGGAGGGCTTGCCCCTAACCCCCATGTTACCATGCAGCCTTGGCCTGGCCACTTCCTGTCAGAAGCTCATGGCCACAGCTGCAGAATGGCTTAGGTGGACTACCGGTATGGTTAGCAGGAGTCTCTTGAATTGGCATCTTGGTAAAAGTTAGAAAGGTCACCAGTCACCAAGCTGGTTCTCATTTCCTTGGCATGGCCAGATTGGGAGGACACTGTCCTGCAAAGGGGGGGGGGTTGCCTGCCACACTCTCTGGGCCTGTGGCTTCCCTACtctgtggaggtggaggtggatgaggtggtggtggaggtggaggtggatgaggtggtggtggaggtggatgagttggtggtggtggtgaagatggAGTTGGTGGATGAGTTGTTGGTGGAGGTGGATGAGTTGTTGGTGGAggtggatgaggtggtggtggtggtgaagatggaggtggaggtggaggtgaagatggaggtggaggtggatgaGTTGGTGGATGTGTTATTGGTGGAGGTGGATGAGTTGTTGGTGGTGATGGAtgagttgttgttggtggtggatgagttggtggtggaggtggatgaggtggtggtggaggtggataaggtggaggtggaggtggggtcaCAGACACTCTTGACCCACTGCTGCAACAGCAAACGAAGCAGGTGCAGGCTGGATTGCTTGCCCAAGTCCTTTCTGGGGTTCCTAGGCTGCAAAGCCAACTTCCCTTTGCCCAAAGGCTGTTACATCTGAAGGGGAGGGGCATGGGCGTACCAGGGCTTTCTACGTCATGAGCTGTTGTCTCTGAAGATCTGGCAGCACTAAGCTTCATGGGCAATAAGTCAGGGGCTTCCTGGGTTCCAGTTACCAGTACAAGGTAGTCTTTTTTATTCATACCTTTTAAAAATACAGTTTTATCagcacctaatccacatatcatacaattcaatagtccaatcatatcaagaattgtacaatcattacatcAACTTTAGaatgtttccttctttcttgcacccctttttattagctccccattcccccaacctccccgccATACCCCTAAGAAACTATGCATCCAGTTGCTGTCTCAATGGACTCATTTCATAGCGAACGTTAAGCGAAACCATACTTGGCACCTGAGCCTGGCCTTTGACTATATCGCCTTTTCCAAAGAGACAAGTCTCCGGCAAgatgaaacacccccccccccccccccccccgccgcccagGTGCCCTgcaatttcatttgtttgtttgttttttaaaccccATCTTCCGAGCTGGAGAGTCAACCACAGCTCCTGAATGAGGGCCTTCTCCCCACGCTGCCCCTGGCCAAACCATGCAGGCGAACCTTCCTCTCCTCCCAACTCAGATCCTGGAGCTGCGGCACGAGAACGTGGCCCTCTACCTGGGGCTCCTCCTGGCGTCGGGCGTGGCGGGAGGCTCAGCGCCCCGGGAGGGCATCCTGGCTGTGGTCTCAGAGCACTGTGCCCGGGGCTCCCTCCAGGACCTCCTCGCCCAGAGAGACATCAAGCTGGACTGGATGTTCAAGTCCTCTCTCCTGCTGGATCTCATCAAGGTGCGGCCGTGGGGGCGGGGCTGGGTGGGTAGGGGTGGGTAAGGAGGGCTTCTGGGGGCGGGGAGCTATAGCGGCTGGAGCCGcctacccctcccccctttccAGGGAATGAGATACCTGCACCACCGAGGCGTCGCCCACGGGCACCTTAAATCCCGGAACTGCGTGGTGGACGGGAGGTTCGTGCTCAAGGTCACCGACTACGGCCACGGACGGCTGCTGGAAGCTCAGAGGGTCTTACCAGAGCCCCCAAACGCGGAGGGTAGGAGCCCTGGAGCATGCCCTTGGACACCCAGAATTTTAAgggctcctccctccttcccagggAGCCTGGGTAACCATAGGAATTActcgttgggctactaaccccactccccacctccccactgctTGGTCTGTCCCCGGAGACCTGCAACTATCCCAGAGCCATTTCTGAGAAAACCAAGTAGGTGCTGTAtgggaaaaggagccctggtggagtcgtgGTTACGGACTGagttgcaaggttagcagtttgaaacccccagcccacCCGCGGaaggaaaacgaggctttctacttccagaatGAGTTACagcgcacagaggcagttctaccctgtcctcgagggtcactgtaggtcggaatcgactcaatggcagtgagtcaggtTGCTTTTTGGTCTCTTTCCCTTTCTCTGTTCGCCTTCGCCTTCTTTCACATCCACTAGTCATAGCTCCGGCTCCCAAAATGGAGCTGTGATTTCAGAACGGTGCAGGACGTGGGTTCTGCACCGGGAACGTGGGATGTGTCCGGGGGCGGAGCCTGCTTCCAAGGGGCCGGAGTGTCATGGCCCcgccccctctccccgccccattCTGGGCACCACCCATCTGAAGATTCTTCCccgccaaaacaaacaaacccagtacAGGAGGGGACTCAGCGACTCGAGACGCACAGCGTCCCAATGCCCCTTAGAGAAACAGAAAGccgcgtctttctcctgaggagctgctggtggactcACCAAGGCAGGGGGGAGGCGGGGAGCGGAGGTTAGTAGATCTCATGGAGCAAACCCACGCTGAGATGTGGGGGTCTGTCCCCCGCACCCCCTTGCCTCCGCGTGCCTAtggccccttccctatccctagACCAGCTTTGGACAGCTCCGGAGCTGCTCCGGAGCCCGGCTCTGGAGCGTCGGGGGACTCTGGCTGGGGACGTCTTCAGCCTGGCCATCATCATGCAGGAAGTGGTGTGCCGCAGCGCACCCTACGCGATGCTGGAGCTAAGCCCCCAGGGTACGACCTCACCTCAGCCCTGTGACGTAGTAGTCGGGATCAGAGGGGCACCCtgcggttagggctcccctttctcCTCAAAGCCCACCACGAGGCTTTATGATGCACGGCTCCCCAAAGCTAGGGTCTGAAGGGTCAGGACCACGGAGAGCGGAGGTTCTGGAGGATAAGGGGTCCCGGTGGGGAATCTGACCCAGCAGGCTCCTCTCAGATTCCCAGGGGGAAGGggtcacaccccccccccccgtggaagGAACCTGTGGGTAAAGTACCTAGTTCATGGGAGCTATGCAATGAATGCTAGTGTCTTGGCCTCTGTCATCTGGCCCCCCCTAGGCCAccgccctacccccacccccagcccccaaggGTCAGGGTCTTCTTGCTGCTCCCCTCCCATCTCCTCTAAGTTCTTGGACTCCCTGCTAGTATCTCTAGCTCAGCCTTCAACCATCAAGCCATGGTCAGAAGTGGCTTTGGTTCTAGGGGGCCCACCCTTCACAGTTCCCTTACCCCCCCAGAAGTGGTGCAGAGGGTGCAGAGCCCACCCCCGCTGTGTCGGCCGTTGGTGTCCATGGATCAGGCCCCCGTCGAATGCATCCGACTGATGGAACAGTGCTGGGCAGAGCAGCCAGACCTCCGGCCCTCCATGGACCGCACTTTCAACCTGGTCAGGCGCTGGAACTGGGCAAGGGCTGGGCTGGCCACCGGGACCCCGACCCTTGTCAGTAACCCAAggaggtggcaggcaggcaggcacagcTGACCTCTGACTTTGTCCTAAGGAATAACCTGAGCATGGACAGCTTGGTGGGGCCTGTAGAGGCCTCAGAGAGGGAGACAGATCTCCAGGTGGCTAAACCATTCTATTCAACTGGGTTACCATTTAGTGAGAGCTAAGTTATGGGGCCCCGATGACCTAAAAGTTAGTCAGCAGTAGGAACCCACCAGCAAACTCCTTGTgagtttattcctgtaaagagttagcaatggttctcaaccttcctaatgctgcgaccctttcatacagttcctcctgttgtggtgactcccccaaccataacattatttttgttgctacttcataactggaattttgctactgttacgaatcgtcATGTAagcatctgatatgcagggtgtatttttattgttccaaattgaacataattaaatataattaaagcatagtgattaatcataaaacaatatgtaattatatattgtgaaatctttatgtgttttctgatggtcttaggtgactcctgtgaaagggtcgttcgacccccaaaggggtcgcgaccccccaGCTTGAGAAGCgctgagttagagtctcagaaacccacagggacagttctaccctgtcctagaggactgctttgagtcagcagtgagtttgagaagtTATGTGTTTGGCAACATGACACTTGGCCTGGAAGTCCAAATACTGGACTGGGATTCAGGGCCCTGACTTCTCTGAACCTTCCTGGCCTATGTACCCCTGGAAACAGTGCCCAGCACCGAGGCTTCTTGATAAGAAGCAGATGAAGTATGCGCTGGGGGCCTGGAGGCAGGGTCAGGCATGACCCAGCCCCATGGGATCCTCAGCAGTCTCTCCAGCTTCTTGCCTCTCCTAGTTCAAGGGCATCAACAAGGGCCGCAAGACCAATATCATTGACTCGATGCTGCGCATGCTGGAGCAATACTCCAGCAACCTGGAGGACCTGATCCGGGAGCGCAcggaggagctggagctggaaaaGCAGAAGACAGACCAGCTGCTCACCCAGATGCTGCCTCCGTGAGTGCCCGTGGGCAGGGCGGCCTGGGCCTCAGCACACCAGTGGCCTCTAGGTATCTTTACCGCATGCCACCCGCAGGTCTGTGGCTGAGGCCCTGAAGACCGGGATGCCGGTGGAACCTGAGTACTTTGAAGAGGTGACGCTGTACTTCAGTGACATCGTTGGCTTCACTACTATCTCAGCCATGAGTGAGCCCATCGAGGTGGTGGACCTGCTCAATGACCTCTACACACTCTTTGATGCCATCATCGGATCCCACGATGTCTACAAGGTGACTGCGGAGCAGGGTCCCCACCCCCAGTGTAGTCTCACCGCCTCCCCCAAGCTTCTACTGCTCAGCCTCCAGTACACCCATCCCACCCACTCTTCTCCAGCCCTCTTGCCTCTGAGTTCTGACCCCCAGTGCCCAGCTCAGGCCCCCAACTTTCAGCCTGCTTTTGCCCAGGGTCTCTGCACTGGTCCAGATTAGGTGTCCTGGGGGGCACTGCAGggcacagaggggtgggggaggagcgcCCAGTACTGAAGGAAGGCCACCATCCCTTCCCCAGGTAGAGACCATTGGGGACGCCTATATGGTGGCTTCGGGGCTGCCCCAGCGGAATGGGCAGCGGCATGCCGCAGAGATCGCCAACATGTCGCTGGACATCCTCAGCGCTGTGGGCACCTTCCGCATGCGCCATATGCCGGACGTGCCCGTGCGCATTCGCATTGGCCTGCATTCAGGTAACTACCCAGGCTCGGGGCCACGGCTTTTGCTCCCCAGACCACTCTGCGGGCAAAACCCAACTGccctggaagcagaaagcctcctttctccaAGAGCCGACTTGGCGGCTAGCAGCCTGACGCCTAGTCCTCGACGCCGCCACCAGCCACTATCGGTTTCCTATGTACCAAAGGGCTTCCAAAAAGTTCCGGGAAAGATGCCCTTATCTTGAAGCGGCCTTAGCATACCAAGGCCCTGGTTTTAATGGGTGAGACTATGCTGAGCGGTGTGTGTTATCTGGGGGGGACTGGTGTAGTTTATGGGGGAGGGATAAAGAGCGCCCAAGGCTCCACTCGCCTGCCAACCTGCAAACCTCCACAGGCCCGTGCGTGGCGGGCGTGGTGGGCCTCACCATGCCCCGGTACTGCCTGTTTGGGGACACGGTCAACACCGCCTCTCGCATGGAGTCCACCGGGCTGCGTGAGTGTGTCACTGGGGCTTGGGGGGcggcggggaggggcgggggcgcgGGGCAGCCGGAGCTCTTGACGTTCGGCCACTCCGCAGCTTACCGCATCCACGTGAACAGGACCACGGTGCACCTCCTCCAGGCCCTGGACCAGGGCTTCCAAACGGAGGTTCGGGGTCGCACAGAGCTGAAGGTCAGGCCCGTCCCCCTCAGCCCCCCTCACTCCTCCCCACTTCCTTCGACTAGAAGTTCCCCACCTGGGgtggccccccccacccccctccccgcctcccagACCACCCCCTCCGCCCCAGGCTGCCTAAGTCCGCTGCTCCCCGTGTCTCTCCAGGGCAAGGGCGCTGAGGACACGTACTGGCTGGTGGGCAGACGTGGCTTCAACAAACCTATCCCTAAACCGCCTGACCTACAGCCAGGGTGAGCGCTGGGTGTCTGTCGCCGAGGGACAGGCCTGGGCCAGGGCCAGTGCGCCCGCCCTCCTGTCTCTCCCTCCCGCCCGCCAGGGGGCTGCCTGGCCTCCCCTCTGTCCCCGCCCTGAGACGGCCACCCTCTCCTCTCCACGCAGGGCCAGCAGCCACGGCATCAGCCTGCACGAGATCCCCCCTGAGAGGCGCCAGAAGCTGGCGAAGGCAAGGCCCGGCCAGTTCTCTGGACAGTGAGGCCGCCACGGGGCCAGGTGCTTCAGATCCCATGCCCACCTCTGGGTCCCCAATCTCCGGGGTGCTTGCTGCTTCAGGGGGGCTGGAGTAGGCCCAGGAATCCAGGCCTGGGTGCATGAACCCCTGACCCCTCAAATGGAACTAACAAACCAATCTGGGCACTGTAGGGGCAACATCCACCAAACAAGCGTGGCAAACTCTCTGTAGAGCAGAAGCCTTGTCCACACCCTCCTACCTCTGATCCCTAACCCTCCTCTTGCTCAGGGAGCCCATAAGCCCTTTGCCATAATCTCTCTCTAAGACATTATTCTTTCCCTCAGGATTATTCTGGAAGGCCCGTCTACTGAAAGATGCTGCGCTAGATGATCAAAAGACTGGCtgatgctggtggtttccatcCAGCTCTGCCCCAAAGGATTCTGgacctgctgtgtgaccttgggaaagccttaggccctctctgggcttgggcgcccctcaGTCGTGAAAGAGAGGTGGCCCAGGGGGCTTCCACAGCCCCTTCCAGCTTTAACTGCAGGCAACCTCAGCATCTAGGGCCCTGTGGTGTCTGGCCCACAGCCGTGAAGGACCCTGAGCTCATCAGCGATGTCAGAATGTCAGAAGGAGGATCTCCATTTTCCAGGGGCCCTCAAAACCCCGGAAGGGAGGACCTGGGGTTGAATGCTTCAGCCCCAGAGGAAGCAGACCTCCCGATCCCTCCCTAGGCAGGGTTGGCTCATGGCCTGAGGAGGAATGGAGTTTGCTTTAGGCTTGCGTCTCCTTCTCAATTCCACCTCCTCCTTAGTCGGCTCCCTCTCAGGTAGGCGTGACCAGGTGACATTGCTTCCCAAGTGCAGAGAAAAGCTTGCTTCGAGGCTTTGGGGGAAGGGAAATGAAGCAAACAGCACCAAACGTTTTCTAACCAGAACACACGAGAAATAGCCTTCTCTCTTCAACTAGGCCCTGCGGGCAGGTGGTGAGACAGAAAAGTCCTCTGCTCAGATCTTGGCAACAAGGGCCACCCTCTGTCCTGAGAGCCTCCAGCTGAAGTTCCCTTGGTGGGGGAGCACAGATGTTCCAGAGC
This window of the Tenrec ecaudatus isolate mTenEca1 chromosome 10, mTenEca1.hap1, whole genome shotgun sequence genome carries:
- the GUCY2D gene encoding retinal guanylyl cyclase 1, coding for MAPGSLLAGGLPHLPAPRPEPRFPLLLLLALLPPPPPARAHSAVFTVGVLGPWTCDPIFARARPDLAARLAAARLNRDLEGGPRFDVALLPEPCRTPGALRAVPSALARVSGLVGPVNPAACGPAELLAREAGVALVPWGCPGPRAVGTTVPAGTPAADALYALLRAFGWASVALVTAPQDLWVEAGRALAAALRARGLPVAPVTSLEPSDLAGAREALRRVRDGPRVRAVIMVMHSVLLGGEEQRLLLEAAEELGLADGAWAFLPFDTLHYALSPGPGALATLANSSRLRRAHDAVLTLTRHCPLGDSVLDNLHRAQKTQELPPDLNPQQVTPLFGTIYDAVSLLARGVVGARAAGGGSWVSGAAVARHARDAQVPGFCGLLGGVEKPPFVLLDTDAAGDQLFATYTLDPARGSFHSTGTPVHFPQGGRGPVPDHWCWFDPNVICNGGVDPGLVFLGFLLVIGLGLTGAFLAHYLRHRLLHIQMVSGPNKIILTLNDITFLHPQRSSSRKGVQGSRSSLAARSASDLRSVSSQPADSANIGIYEGDWVWLKKFPGDQHLTIYPATKTAFSKILELRHENVALYLGLLLASGVAGGSAPREGILAVVSEHCARGSLQDLLAQRDIKLDWMFKSSLLLDLIKGMRYLHHRGVAHGHLKSRNCVVDGRFVLKVTDYGHGRLLEAQRVLPEPPNAEDQLWTAPELLRSPALERRGTLAGDVFSLAIIMQEVVCRSAPYAMLELSPQEVVQRVQSPPPLCRPLVSMDQAPVECIRLMEQCWAEQPDLRPSMDRTFNLFKGINKGRKTNIIDSMLRMLEQYSSNLEDLIRERTEELELEKQKTDQLLTQMLPPSVAEALKTGMPVEPEYFEEVTLYFSDIVGFTTISAMSEPIEVVDLLNDLYTLFDAIIGSHDVYKVETIGDAYMVASGLPQRNGQRHAAEIANMSLDILSAVGTFRMRHMPDVPVRIRIGLHSGPCVAGVVGLTMPRYCLFGDTVNTASRMESTGLPYRIHVNRTTVHLLQALDQGFQTEVRGRTELKGKGAEDTYWLVGRRGFNKPIPKPPDLQPGASSHGISLHEIPPERRQKLAKARPGQFSGQ